A genomic stretch from Streptomyces sp. QL37 includes:
- a CDS encoding helix-turn-helix transcriptional regulator — translation MASPAQNSAVRTTTVRAGTDDKSHRLGELREFLMSRRARVTPAEAGLPDGGARRRTPGLRREEVAVLAGVGVSWYQWLEQGRDITVSPQVLDAVARVLRLSSAERRHLYALAGLNPPALEVDPAHQDMCAGLNRLIDAWMPFPAHIMDRYWNTVAYNDAASAVLGMRPGIVQNCMIAFFTDPVYRARSKHWETIACQVVAQFRAACSEHPGDEGFRAVVAEVRELSPEFAALWDRRDVAPGGQVRKELQHPLVGTLHVESTQLRVPARPDLVIVLHTPLPDTGTEAKLQWLDSPDGRRGSMYPVPG, via the coding sequence GTGGCTTCACCGGCCCAGAACAGCGCGGTCCGGACCACCACGGTCCGGGCCGGCACCGATGACAAGTCCCACCGGCTCGGCGAGCTGCGTGAGTTCCTGATGAGCCGCAGGGCACGGGTCACCCCGGCCGAGGCCGGCCTGCCGGACGGCGGGGCGCGCCGGCGCACGCCGGGCCTGCGCCGCGAGGAGGTCGCCGTCCTCGCGGGTGTGGGCGTCTCCTGGTACCAGTGGCTGGAGCAGGGCCGCGACATCACCGTGTCACCGCAGGTCCTGGACGCCGTGGCCCGGGTCCTGCGCCTCAGCAGCGCGGAGCGCCGCCATCTCTACGCACTGGCCGGGCTCAATCCGCCGGCCCTGGAGGTCGACCCGGCCCACCAGGACATGTGCGCGGGACTGAACCGCCTCATCGACGCCTGGATGCCCTTCCCGGCCCACATCATGGACCGCTACTGGAACACCGTGGCCTACAACGACGCGGCGTCGGCGGTGCTCGGCATGCGCCCGGGGATCGTGCAGAACTGCATGATCGCGTTCTTCACCGATCCCGTGTACCGGGCCAGGTCGAAGCACTGGGAGACCATCGCCTGCCAGGTCGTCGCCCAGTTCCGGGCCGCGTGCTCCGAGCACCCCGGGGACGAGGGATTCCGGGCCGTGGTCGCCGAGGTGCGGGAGCTCAGCCCCGAGTTCGCGGCGCTCTGGGACCGGCGCGACGTCGCCCCGGGCGGCCAGGTACGCAAGGAACTCCAGCATCCGCTCGTCGGCACGCTGCACGTGGAGTCCACCCAGCTGCGGGTCCCCGCACGCCCCGACCTGGTGATCGTGCTCCACACGCCGCTCCCGGACACCGGCACGGAGGCCAAGCTCCAGTGGCTCGACTCGCCCGACGGCCGACGCGGCTCGATGTACCCCGTCCCGGGATGA
- a CDS encoding MFS transporter, which yields MPIETRAPAPVPTAVAPAPPTPPALSGRDRLVLFVLCAAQFMVALDFSVLNVALPVLGEDLGLSRSGLQWAVTAFALPSGGFLLLFGRIADLYGRRRLFLTGLAVFGASSLLATLAWDPASFLAGRALQGLGAAVIVPTGMSLLTTTFPEGPLRDRALGISGTLLSLGFTVGMVAGGVLTDTLGWRSTMGLLTGAAVIVFVLAPKVLAESRTPDRPKLDVPGAVSVTGGLLALIYSLSTAAERGFGGADVQITLVLGVALLTAFVVVESRSTAPLVSLPMLRRRTVAFGNLGGLATFSMMSTIVFVLTLYLQDLLRLSALWTGLVFGVQGLASVAAGVYAPRIVGRIGARRTLVLSLIGQGVFIGALLGLGEDSGVWLATVAVSLASAFHLGAIIAYGLTVTSGVPDEEQGLATGLVTTTQQVGITIGIPLLGVLSTTQGSLFEGVRLVVAVAAVILVATGLAVGAGLRRA from the coding sequence ATGCCGATCGAAACCCGTGCTCCTGCTCCTGTGCCCACCGCCGTCGCCCCCGCGCCGCCCACACCGCCCGCGCTCTCCGGGCGGGACCGACTGGTGCTCTTCGTGCTGTGCGCCGCCCAGTTCATGGTGGCGCTCGACTTCTCCGTACTGAATGTGGCCCTGCCCGTCCTCGGCGAGGACCTGGGGCTGAGCCGGTCCGGGCTCCAGTGGGCCGTCACCGCGTTCGCCCTGCCGTCCGGCGGCTTCCTGCTGCTCTTCGGCCGGATCGCCGACCTCTACGGCAGGCGCAGGCTGTTCCTCACCGGGCTCGCCGTCTTCGGGGCGTCCTCCCTGCTGGCGACGCTGGCCTGGGACCCGGCGTCCTTCCTGGCCGGGCGGGCGCTGCAGGGGCTCGGGGCCGCCGTGATCGTGCCGACCGGGATGTCCCTGCTGACCACCACCTTCCCCGAAGGCCCGCTGCGGGACCGGGCGCTGGGCATCAGCGGGACGCTGCTCTCGCTGGGCTTCACCGTCGGGATGGTGGCGGGCGGCGTGCTCACCGACACGCTGGGCTGGCGCTCCACGATGGGGCTGCTGACCGGCGCCGCGGTGATCGTGTTCGTCCTGGCCCCGAAGGTGCTGGCCGAGTCGCGTACACCGGACCGGCCGAAGCTCGACGTGCCGGGTGCCGTCTCCGTCACCGGCGGTCTGCTCGCACTGATCTACTCGCTGTCGACGGCCGCCGAGCGCGGCTTCGGTGGTGCGGACGTGCAGATCACCCTGGTGCTGGGAGTGGCCCTGCTGACCGCGTTCGTGGTCGTCGAGTCGCGCTCGACGGCCCCGCTGGTCTCCCTGCCGATGCTGCGGCGCCGTACGGTCGCGTTCGGCAACCTGGGCGGTCTGGCCACGTTCTCGATGATGAGCACCATCGTGTTCGTCCTGACCCTGTACCTCCAGGACCTGCTGCGCCTGTCGGCCCTCTGGACGGGTCTCGTCTTCGGGGTCCAGGGTCTGGCGTCGGTGGCTGCCGGGGTGTACGCCCCGAGGATCGTCGGCCGGATCGGCGCACGCCGGACGCTGGTGCTCTCGCTGATCGGCCAGGGCGTGTTCATCGGGGCGCTGCTGGGCCTGGGCGAGGACTCCGGTGTCTGGCTGGCCACGGTGGCCGTGTCGCTGGCGAGCGCCTTCCACCTGGGCGCCATCATCGCCTACGGGCTGACGGTGACGTCCGGCGTGCCCGACGAGGAGCAGGGTCTGGCGACCGGTCTGGTCACCACCACCCAGCAGGTGGGCATCACGATCGGCATCCCCCTGCTGGGGGTGCTGTCCACTACCCAGGGTTCGCTGTTCGAGGGCGTACGGCTGGTGGTGGCCGTCGCGGCGGTGATTCTGGTCGCGACGGGGCTGGCGGTGGGTGCCGGTCTGCGGCGGGCCTGA
- a CDS encoding MmcQ/YjbR family DNA-binding protein produces the protein MTPQELRTFCLEFNASAEEFPFGPEASVFKVLGKMFALSALDGQPLTVSLKCDPDEALRLRKEHAAIVPGWHLNKRHWNTVTVSELPDRMVRELVEDSYDLVVAGLPKAERLRLDRP, from the coding sequence ATGACTCCTCAGGAGCTGCGCACGTTCTGCCTGGAGTTCAACGCGAGCGCGGAGGAGTTCCCCTTCGGGCCCGAGGCCTCGGTCTTCAAGGTCCTGGGAAAGATGTTCGCCCTGAGCGCGCTCGACGGGCAGCCGCTGACGGTCAGCCTCAAGTGCGACCCGGACGAGGCGCTGCGGCTCCGCAAGGAGCACGCGGCGATCGTCCCCGGCTGGCACCTGAACAAGCGGCACTGGAACACCGTGACCGTCTCCGAGCTCCCGGACCGGATGGTCCGGGAGCTCGTGGAGGACAGTTACGACCTGGTGGTGGCCGGGCTCCCCAAGGCGGAACGGCTGCGCCTGGACCGGCCGTAG
- a CDS encoding hemolysin family protein produces the protein MSVPLISGAVLLIVVGWLAACAEAGIARTSSFRAAEAVRAGRRGSAKLAQVAADPTRYLNVALLVRVACEMSAGVLVTYACLKEFPETWEALAVAMGVMVLVSYVAIGVSPRTIGRQHPLNTATAAAYVLLPLARIMGPIPQLLILLGNALTPGKGFRKGPFASEAELRAMVDLAEQESLIEDEERRMVHSVFELGDTLVREVMVPRTDLVCIERYKTVRQALTLALRSGFSRIPVTGENEDDIVGIVYLKDLVRKTHINRDAEADLVSTAMRPAAFVPDTKNAGDLLREMQQDRSHVAVVIDEYGGTAGIVTIEDILEEIVGEITDEYDRELPPVQELENGCFRVTARLDIGDLGELFGLDAYDDEDVETVGGLLAKALGRVPISGASSMVDLPDGRKLRLTAESPAGRRNKIVTVLVEPEGAETA, from the coding sequence GTGAGCGTCCCCCTCATCTCCGGTGCGGTCCTGCTGATCGTCGTCGGCTGGCTCGCGGCCTGCGCCGAGGCCGGCATCGCGCGCACGTCCAGCTTCCGTGCGGCGGAGGCCGTCAGGGCCGGGCGGCGCGGCAGCGCCAAGCTGGCGCAGGTCGCGGCCGACCCCACCCGCTATCTCAACGTGGCCCTGCTCGTGCGGGTCGCCTGCGAGATGTCGGCCGGGGTGCTCGTCACGTACGCCTGCCTCAAGGAGTTCCCGGAGACCTGGGAGGCGCTGGCCGTCGCCATGGGCGTCATGGTCCTTGTCAGCTACGTCGCCATCGGGGTCTCGCCGCGCACCATCGGCCGCCAGCACCCGCTGAACACGGCCACGGCCGCGGCGTACGTCCTGCTGCCGCTGGCCAGGATCATGGGCCCGATCCCGCAGCTGCTGATCCTCCTCGGCAACGCGCTGACCCCGGGCAAGGGCTTCCGTAAGGGCCCCTTCGCCAGTGAGGCCGAACTGCGCGCCATGGTCGACCTCGCCGAGCAGGAGTCGCTCATCGAGGACGAGGAGCGCCGCATGGTGCACTCGGTCTTCGAGCTCGGCGACACCCTGGTGCGCGAGGTCATGGTGCCCCGTACCGACCTGGTCTGCATCGAGCGGTACAAGACGGTCCGTCAGGCACTGACGCTCGCGCTGCGCTCCGGCTTCTCCCGTATCCCGGTCACCGGGGAGAACGAGGACGACATCGTCGGGATCGTCTACCTCAAGGACCTGGTCCGCAAGACGCACATCAACCGGGACGCGGAGGCGGACCTGGTCTCCACGGCTATGCGCCCCGCCGCGTTCGTCCCCGACACGAAGAACGCCGGTGACCTGCTGCGCGAGATGCAGCAGGACCGCAGCCACGTCGCCGTCGTCATCGACGAGTACGGCGGCACGGCCGGCATCGTCACCATCGAGGACATCCTCGAGGAGATCGTCGGCGAGATCACCGACGAGTACGACCGCGAACTCCCGCCGGTCCAGGAGCTGGAGAACGGCTGCTTCCGGGTGACAGCCCGGCTCGACATCGGCGACCTCGGGGAGCTGTTCGGCCTCGACGCGTACGACGACGAGGACGTGGAGACCGTCGGCGGACTGCTGGCGAAGGCGCTCGGGCGGGTCCCGATCTCCGGAGCCTCCTCGATGGTCGACCTCCCCGACGGGCGCAAGCTCCGCCTCACCGCGGAGTCCCCGGCGGGCCGCAGGAACAAGATCGTCACGGTGCTGGTGGAACCGGAGGGAGCGGAGACGGCATGA
- the ybeY gene encoding rRNA maturation RNase YbeY has protein sequence MSIDVNNESGTEVDEQAILDIARYALARMRIHPLSELSVIVVDTAAMEQLHIQWMDLPGPTDVMSFPMDELRPPAKDDEEPPQGLLGDIVLCPEVAKKQGEDAETQHSMDEELQLLTVHGVLHLLGYDHEEANEKAEMFGLQAAIVDGWRGERGLTGPSPAPTVS, from the coding sequence ATGTCGATCGACGTCAACAACGAGTCCGGAACCGAGGTCGACGAGCAGGCGATCCTCGACATCGCCCGCTACGCCCTCGCCCGGATGCGGATCCACCCGCTGTCCGAACTCTCGGTGATCGTGGTGGACACCGCCGCCATGGAGCAGCTCCACATCCAGTGGATGGACCTCCCCGGCCCGACGGACGTCATGTCCTTCCCGATGGACGAGCTCCGTCCCCCGGCCAAGGACGACGAGGAGCCCCCGCAGGGGCTCCTCGGTGACATCGTGCTCTGCCCGGAGGTCGCGAAGAAGCAGGGCGAGGACGCCGAGACGCAGCACTCGATGGACGAGGAGCTCCAGCTCCTCACCGTCCACGGGGTGCTGCACCTCCTCGGGTACGACCACGAGGAGGCGAACGAGAAGGCCGAGATGTTCGGCCTCCAGGCGGCGATCGTCGACGGCTGGCGCGGCGAGCGCGGCCTGACCGGCCCGTCCCCCGCCCCCACCGTCTCGTGA
- a CDS encoding PhoH family protein — translation MTQSPTQPQARAQISIPAAHPMVMLLGSGDSLLRVIETAFPAVDIHVRGNEISATGSAADVALIQRLFDEMVLVLRTGLPMTEDAVERSIAMLRASGNGNAEGAETPAEVLTQNILSSRGRTIRPKTLNQKRYVDAIDKHTIVFGIGPAGTGKTYLAMAKAVQALQSKQVSRIILTRPAVEAGERLGFLPGTLFDKIDPYLRPLYDALHDMLDPDSIPRLMAAGTIEVAPLAYMRGRTLNDAFIILDEAQNTSAEQMKMFLTRLGFDSKIVVTGDVTQVDLPTGTKSGLRQVQEILEDVQDVHFSRLTSQDVVRHKLVGRIVDAYEKYDNAEGRTGRNGK, via the coding sequence ATGACTCAGTCACCGACACAGCCGCAGGCGCGCGCCCAGATCAGCATCCCGGCCGCACACCCCATGGTGATGCTCCTGGGGTCGGGCGATTCGCTGTTGCGCGTCATCGAAACGGCGTTCCCGGCCGTCGACATCCATGTCCGGGGCAATGAGATAAGCGCGACTGGAAGCGCGGCGGACGTCGCCCTCATCCAGCGCCTGTTCGACGAGATGGTGCTGGTGCTCCGCACCGGGCTGCCGATGACGGAGGACGCTGTGGAACGCTCGATCGCCATGCTCAGGGCGAGCGGGAACGGCAACGCGGAAGGGGCCGAGACCCCCGCCGAGGTGCTCACCCAGAACATCCTCTCCAGCCGTGGCCGCACGATCCGTCCCAAGACGCTCAACCAGAAGCGCTACGTCGACGCGATCGACAAGCACACCATCGTGTTCGGCATCGGTCCCGCGGGCACCGGGAAGACCTATCTCGCCATGGCCAAGGCGGTCCAGGCGCTGCAGTCCAAGCAGGTCAGCCGGATCATCCTCACCAGGCCCGCCGTCGAGGCGGGGGAGCGGCTCGGCTTCCTGCCCGGCACGCTCTTCGACAAGATCGACCCGTATCTGCGCCCGCTCTACGACGCCCTGCACGACATGCTCGACCCCGACTCGATCCCCCGGCTCATGGCCGCGGGCACGATCGAGGTCGCACCGCTCGCCTACATGCGCGGCCGGACCCTGAACGACGCGTTCATCATCCTCGACGAGGCGCAGAACACCAGCGCCGAGCAGATGAAGATGTTCCTCACCCGCCTCGGCTTCGACTCGAAGATCGTCGTCACCGGTGACGTCACCCAGGTGGATCTGCCGACCGGCACCAAGAGCGGTCTGCGTCAGGTCCAGGAGATCCTGGAGGACGTGCAGGACGTGCACTTCTCCAGGCTCACCTCTCAGGATGTCGTCCGGCACAAGCTCGTCGGCCGTATCGTCGACGCGTACGAGAAGTACGACAACGCAGAGGGCCGCACCGGCCGCAACGGGAAGTAG
- a CDS encoding PfkB family carbohydrate kinase has protein sequence MSTADPGIDPLLGLRAPQDPACDVFLTGTVFLDIIFTGLDSAPVRGTESWARGMGSSPGGVANMATALARLGLRTSLAAAFGDDHYGEYCWDALEQGEGIDLTMSRTVPGWHSPVTVSMAYEGERTMVSHGHEAPAPATAVAPGRTFPHCPPRARAAVASLTPGRSEPWVAGAARNGAMVFADVGWDESGRWDLDALPDLGHCLAFLPNAEEAMRYTRTDCPRAAAHALAERVPLAVVTLGAEGAYAVDRETGTAAEVPAIAVEALDPTGAGDVFVAGFVTGTLAGWPLADRLAFAGLTAALSVQEFGGSLSAPGWAEIAGWWQQVRTCADQDPAALERYAFLDELLPASSRAWPLRRAVPTIGFRQ, from the coding sequence GTGAGTACAGCTGATCCAGGCATCGACCCGCTGCTCGGGCTGCGCGCCCCGCAGGACCCGGCCTGTGACGTCTTCCTGACCGGCACGGTCTTCCTCGACATCATCTTCACCGGGCTGGACAGCGCGCCGGTGCGCGGGACGGAGTCCTGGGCCCGGGGGATGGGCTCAAGCCCCGGAGGCGTCGCCAACATGGCCACCGCCCTCGCCCGGCTCGGTCTCCGCACCTCGCTGGCCGCCGCGTTCGGCGACGACCACTACGGCGAGTACTGCTGGGACGCCCTCGAACAGGGCGAGGGCATCGACCTGACCATGTCGCGCACGGTCCCCGGCTGGCACTCGCCCGTCACCGTCTCCATGGCGTACGAGGGCGAGCGCACGATGGTCTCGCACGGTCACGAGGCTCCGGCCCCCGCCACCGCCGTGGCCCCCGGCCGTACGTTCCCGCACTGCCCGCCCCGCGCGCGCGCCGCCGTGGCCTCGCTGACCCCCGGCCGCAGCGAGCCCTGGGTGGCCGGGGCCGCCCGTAACGGCGCGATGGTCTTCGCCGACGTCGGCTGGGACGAGAGCGGCCGCTGGGACCTGGACGCACTGCCCGACCTCGGGCACTGCCTGGCCTTCCTCCCGAACGCCGAGGAGGCCATGCGCTACACCCGTACGGACTGCCCGCGCGCCGCCGCCCACGCCCTGGCCGAGCGGGTCCCCCTGGCCGTGGTCACCCTGGGCGCGGAGGGCGCCTACGCGGTGGACCGGGAGACCGGCACGGCTGCCGAGGTGCCCGCCATCGCTGTGGAGGCCCTGGATCCCACCGGGGCGGGCGACGTCTTCGTCGCCGGGTTCGTCACCGGGACGCTGGCCGGCTGGCCGCTCGCCGACCGCCTCGCCTTCGCCGGGCTGACGGCCGCGCTGTCCGTGCAGGAGTTCGGCGGATCTCTTTCCGCACCCGGATGGGCCGAGATCGCCGGCTGGTGGCAGCAGGTACGCACCTGCGCCGACCAGGACCCGGCGGCGCTGGAGCGCTACGCCTTCCTGGACGAGCTGCTGCCCGCATCGAGCAGGGCGTGGCCCCTGCGCCGCGCGGTCCCGACCATCGGCTTCCGCCAGTGA
- a CDS encoding MFS transporter has protein sequence MSSRPRAAWPLVAVFTAGYLAAYLLPTIVGRLSTYLGLSSAQAGLVGSALLLSSASAGFALAGRVERFGSCRPARAGLLLAALGYGCAALTTSMPLVIAGVVIGGLGSGTATAVAASGIAAQSDPHRTSSLGLLSVSATAGALYLTIPHLGGGHRLPFASIALVALLVWPATSRLGGPAQAGGTSPVQGRLPHRRSGLVLAGGMLVWSMAQNALWGVSSRIGAVQVGLSEVTIGAVFAAALGAGLLGVMGAGVLGARLGRAVPIGLGTMIIAGSIVLSSSAEDLGSFATGEIAWNTFYPVVLSYLIGLAASLDVRGRWAVLAGSAASVGTACGPLLGSVLSEQAGYAVMGLILGAATLLVAAPVTAVALHTGGRPLVPGSVRRRGGAPAALLAATTNSLSGAVPRLGAPEQEVAEISVPALRRRRLVRSAIRAAGPDGGSGQSNV, from the coding sequence ATGTCCTCGCGCCCTCGCGCCGCGTGGCCCCTGGTCGCCGTCTTCACCGCCGGTTACCTCGCCGCCTATCTGCTCCCCACCATCGTCGGCCGCCTCAGCACCTATCTGGGCCTGAGCTCCGCCCAGGCCGGTCTCGTCGGCAGTGCCCTTCTGCTCAGCTCGGCATCGGCCGGCTTCGCGCTGGCGGGACGCGTCGAGAGATTCGGGTCGTGCAGACCGGCGCGCGCGGGGCTGCTCCTGGCCGCGCTCGGCTACGGCTGCGCGGCGCTGACCACCTCGATGCCACTGGTGATCGCGGGTGTCGTGATCGGCGGTCTCGGATCGGGTACGGCGACCGCCGTCGCCGCGTCCGGCATCGCGGCGCAGAGCGATCCGCACCGGACGTCGTCGCTCGGGCTGCTCAGCGTCTCGGCGACGGCGGGGGCCCTCTACCTGACGATCCCTCACCTGGGCGGCGGCCACCGGCTGCCGTTCGCCTCCATCGCGCTGGTCGCACTGCTCGTCTGGCCCGCGACCTCCCGGCTGGGCGGCCCCGCCCAGGCCGGCGGGACGTCGCCGGTGCAGGGACGGCTGCCGCACCGGCGGTCGGGGCTGGTGCTGGCGGGCGGGATGCTCGTCTGGTCCATGGCCCAGAACGCCCTGTGGGGCGTGAGCAGCCGCATCGGCGCGGTCCAGGTCGGCCTCTCCGAGGTGACCATCGGCGCCGTGTTCGCCGCCGCGCTGGGAGCGGGACTGCTCGGCGTGATGGGCGCGGGCGTGCTGGGAGCCCGGCTCGGGCGGGCGGTGCCGATCGGCCTCGGGACGATGATCATCGCTGGGAGCATCGTGCTCAGCTCCTCGGCCGAGGACCTGGGGTCGTTCGCGACCGGTGAGATCGCGTGGAACACCTTCTACCCGGTGGTCCTGTCGTATCTGATCGGGCTTGCCGCGTCGCTGGACGTGCGCGGCCGCTGGGCGGTCCTCGCGGGTTCGGCGGCATCCGTCGGCACGGCCTGCGGCCCCCTGCTCGGCAGTGTGCTCTCCGAGCAGGCGGGCTACGCGGTGATGGGCCTGATCCTGGGGGCTGCCACGCTCCTGGTCGCGGCCCCCGTCACCGCGGTGGCGCTGCACACCGGCGGCCGGCCACTGGTGCCCGGCTCCGTCCGGCGCAGGGGTGGCGCCCCTGCCGCGCTCCTCGCCGCCACGACCAACAGCCTCTCCGGCGCGGTGCCCAGGCTGGGCGCGCCGGAGCAGGAGGTCGCGGAGATCAGCGTGCCCGCGCTGCGGCGCAGGCGGCTGGTGCGGAGCGCGATCCGGGCGGCGGGACCGGACGGCGGTTCCGGTCAGTCGAACGTGTAG
- a CDS encoding adenosine deaminase, with translation MHLPKAELHLHIEGTLEPELAFALAARNGVDLPYADTEELRTAYLFDDLQSFLDLYYALMAVLRTEDDFAELADAYLARAAAQGVRHAEIFFDPQAHTDRGVPIGTVIEGLGRALDRSEETHGVSTQLIMCFLRDKSAESALETLEAAKPYLRRVSAVGLDSAEVGHPPAKFREVYAAATALGLRKVAHAGEEGPPEYIREALDVLGVERIDHGLRCMEDPELVDRLVSERIPLTLCPLSNVRLRAIDVLEQHPLRSMMDAGLLCTVNSDDPAYFGGYVGDTFHAVHEALGLDPEQLRTLARNSFEAAFLDHDEERRARYLAEVEAYTFD, from the coding sequence GTGCACCTCCCCAAGGCCGAACTCCACCTCCACATCGAAGGCACCCTCGAACCCGAGCTGGCCTTCGCGCTCGCCGCACGCAACGGCGTGGACCTGCCCTACGCGGACACCGAAGAGCTGCGCACCGCCTATCTCTTCGACGACCTGCAGAGCTTCCTCGACCTCTACTACGCCCTCATGGCGGTCCTGCGCACCGAGGACGACTTCGCCGAACTGGCCGACGCCTACCTCGCCCGCGCCGCCGCCCAGGGCGTCCGCCACGCGGAGATCTTCTTCGACCCGCAGGCGCACACCGACCGAGGCGTCCCGATCGGCACCGTGATCGAGGGGCTGGGCAGGGCGCTGGACCGCAGCGAGGAGACGCACGGCGTCTCCACCCAGCTGATCATGTGTTTCCTGCGCGACAAGTCCGCCGAGTCCGCGCTGGAGACCCTGGAAGCCGCGAAGCCGTACCTGCGCCGCGTCAGCGCCGTGGGCCTCGACTCGGCGGAGGTCGGTCACCCGCCCGCGAAGTTCCGCGAGGTGTACGCGGCGGCCACGGCCCTCGGCCTGCGCAAGGTCGCCCACGCCGGTGAGGAGGGCCCGCCGGAGTACATCCGGGAGGCCCTCGACGTCCTGGGCGTGGAGCGGATCGACCACGGCCTGCGCTGCATGGAGGACCCGGAGCTGGTGGACCGGCTGGTCTCCGAGCGGATCCCGCTGACGCTCTGCCCGCTCTCCAACGTACGGCTGCGCGCCATCGACGTCCTGGAGCAGCACCCGCTGCGGTCCATGATGGACGCCGGCCTGCTCTGCACGGTGAACTCCGACGACCCCGCCTACTTCGGCGGATACGTCGGAGACACCTTCCACGCCGTGCACGAGGCGCTCGGCCTGGACCCTGAGCAGCTGCGCACCCTCGCCCGCAACTCCTTCGAGGCGGCCTTCCTCGACCACGACGAGGAGCGCAGGGCGCGCTACCTCGCCGAGGTCGAGGCCTACACGTTCGACTGA
- a CDS encoding ribonuclease Z — MSVRELVILGTASQVPTRHRNHNGYLLRWDGEGILFDPGEGTQRQMLRAGVAAHDIDRICVTHFHGDHSLGLAGVIQRINLDQVPHPVTAHFPASGQRFFDRLRYATAYRESVELTEAPVAADGVLATTDAYTLDSHRLSHPVESYGYRLTEPDRLRMLPAKLAEHGIGGPDVGRIQRDGVLRGIPLEEVSEPRRGQRFAFVMDTRLCDGAFALAEGCDMLVIESTFLDEDSRLAADHGHLTAGQAARVAKESGVRHLVLTHFSQRYTDPDDFERQARAAGFEGELTIAQDLIRVPVPTRHT; from the coding sequence GTGTCCGTACGAGAGCTCGTGATCCTCGGCACCGCCAGTCAGGTGCCGACCCGTCACCGCAACCACAACGGCTACCTGCTGCGCTGGGACGGCGAGGGCATCCTCTTCGACCCGGGCGAGGGCACGCAGCGCCAGATGCTGCGGGCGGGCGTCGCCGCTCACGACATCGACCGGATCTGTGTCACGCACTTCCACGGCGACCACTCGCTGGGCCTGGCGGGGGTGATCCAGCGGATCAACCTCGACCAGGTCCCGCACCCCGTCACGGCCCACTTCCCGGCGAGCGGACAGCGCTTCTTCGACCGCCTGCGGTACGCGACCGCCTACCGCGAGTCCGTCGAGCTGACCGAGGCCCCGGTCGCCGCCGACGGCGTCCTGGCCACCACCGACGCGTACACCCTCGACAGCCACCGGCTCTCGCACCCGGTCGAGTCCTACGGCTACCGCCTCACCGAGCCCGACCGGCTGCGCATGCTGCCCGCGAAGCTTGCCGAGCACGGCATCGGCGGGCCCGACGTCGGACGGATCCAGCGGGACGGGGTGCTGCGCGGCATCCCGCTGGAGGAGGTCTCCGAACCCCGCCGCGGACAGCGGTTCGCGTTCGTCATGGACACCCGGCTCTGCGACGGCGCGTTCGCCCTCGCCGAGGGATGCGACATGCTCGTCATCGAGTCGACGTTCCTCGACGAGGACAGCCGGCTCGCCGCCGACCACGGTCACCTCACCGCCGGCCAGGCGGCCCGGGTGGCGAAGGAGTCGGGCGTACGGCACCTCGTGCTGACGCACTTCTCCCAGCGTTACACCGACCCCGACGACTTCGAGCGCCAGGCCAGGGCAGCCGGCTTCGAAGGCGAACTGACCATCGCCCAGGACCTGATCAGGGTCCCGGTACCCACCCGCCACACGTAA
- a CDS encoding histidine triad nucleotide-binding protein, which yields MAGAPQTDCLFCKIVTGDIPATIVRESETTVAFRDINPQAPTHVLVIPKAHYPDAAALAAGDPQAAADVLREAGLVAADENLTESGYRIVLNTGAGAGQTVFHAHAHVLGGRGMQWPPG from the coding sequence ATGGCGGGAGCGCCGCAGACCGACTGCCTGTTCTGCAAGATCGTTACAGGGGACATCCCGGCGACGATCGTGCGCGAGAGCGAAACGACCGTCGCCTTCCGCGACATAAACCCCCAGGCTCCGACCCACGTCCTGGTCATCCCCAAGGCGCACTACCCGGACGCCGCCGCACTCGCCGCCGGCGACCCGCAGGCCGCCGCCGACGTGCTGCGCGAGGCGGGCCTGGTGGCCGCCGACGAGAACCTCACCGAGAGCGGCTACCGCATCGTGCTCAACACCGGTGCGGGCGCCGGTCAGACCGTCTTCCACGCGCACGCCCACGTCCTGGGCGGCCGCGGGATGCAGTGGCCCCCCGGTTAG